The following are encoded in a window of Carya illinoinensis cultivar Pawnee chromosome 15, C.illinoinensisPawnee_v1, whole genome shotgun sequence genomic DNA:
- the LOC122296205 gene encoding F-box protein At5g07610-like, protein MLPRLSSEGPITIFGLSLAFEPTESPYYHVVCVRSSDVSDYFYQLEVYSSETRAWRPRISPFVAQSDMVFDNGVFWNGGIHWLSPSGAGLCFDIEEEILGVMPSAPVSEGCADRRPGYFGTSGGHLHLVEAYGSWTTRFKIFEMERDYTRWLVKYEVDLGQLVVDFPETVLIRDFIIKSEYTNYAYMVSTAYNG, encoded by the coding sequence ATGCTTCCTCGTCTGAGTTCCGAGGGACCCATCACGATATTTGGTCTTTCCTTGGCTTTTGAGCCAACCGAATCGCCTTATTACCATGTGGTCTGTGTTCGGAGCAGTGACGTCTCAGATTATTTTTACCAACTTGAGGTCTATTCATCCGAGACCCGTGCTTGGAGGCCTCGCATCTCGCCGTTCGTCGCGCAGTCCGACATGGTGTTCGACAACGGTGTGTTCTGGAACGGGGGGATTCATTGGCTTAGTCCCTCGGGAGCTGGATTGTGTTTTGATATTGAAGAGGAGATCCTCGGAGTAATGCCGAGTGCTCCGGTTTCGGAAGGGTGCGCCGATAGGAGGCCTGGATATTTTGGAACGTCCGGCGGCCATTTGCACCTGGTTGAGGCCTATGGTTCTTGGACGACCCGATTCAAAATCTTTGAGATGGAGAGAGACTACACTAGGTGGTTGGTCAAGTACGAGGTTGATCTTGGTCAACTCGTTGTTGATTTTCCTGAGACAGTATTAATTCGGGACTTCATCATCAAAAGTGAGTACACTAACTACGCTTATATGGTCTCAACTGCATATAATGGGTAA